GATCTCTTCGCGCTTGTTGGAGTGCATCTTCAAAAGCCGGCCGATGCGTTCCTTTTTTCCGGTGGCGGCATTTATTACACTCATACCGCTCTCAATTTTGCCGGAGTAAATCCTGAGAAAAGAAAGATGGCCGACATATGGATCTGATGTAAGCTTAAAAGCCAGGGCACTGAAAGGATCGTCATCATTTGGAGGACAGATTATGGTCTCTTCTGTACTGGGATCTACTCCCTGAATGGGAGGTATATCCACCGGCGAAGGCATAAAGCTTACCACTGCATCCAGAAGAGGCTGGACACCCTTGTTCTTGAATGCCGATCCGCACAGCACCGGGCATATACTCAAAGAGATTGCGGCCTTGCGCACCCCGCCCATGATCTCCTCTGAGGTCAGCTCTTCGCCGGAGAGGTACTTGTCCAGCAGGGCTTCCTCCTCTTCGGCAATGGACTCCACTAAGTGATGACGCCATTTCTGGGCTTCCTCCTGGTATTCCTCGGGTATGTCTATATAATCGAACTTCTTGCCCAAGGACTGGTCATCAAAGATGTAGGCCTTGCCGTATACCAGGTCTATAAGCCCCCTGAAATTCTCCTCGGAACCGATGGGTATCTGAAGGGGCACGGGCTTGGCCTTGAGCCGGTCGCGGATCATATCCACAACCCTGAAAAAATCCGCTCCTGTCCTGTCCATCTTGTTTACGAAGGCCATTCTGGGGACATGATACTTGTCAGCCTGCCTCCAGACCGTCTCACTCTGGGGCTCCACTCCGCCGACGGCACAGAAAACAGCCACACAGCCGTCCAGAACCCTGAGAGAGCGTTCCACCTCGACAGTGAAGTCCACATGGCCCGGGGTGTCGATAATATTGATCCTGTGATCCTTCCAGAAACAGGTGGTGGAAGCCGAAGTGATGGTGATGCCGCGTTCCTGCTCCTGCTCCATCCAGTCCATTACCGCCTGTCCATCATGCACCTCCCCAAGACGATGCGATACACCTGTATAGTAGAGTATACGCTCGGTGGTAGTTGTCTTGCCCGCGTCTATGTGGGCCATGATGCCAATGTTTCGCTGCTTGTCTATGGGTACGAGCCGTGACACTGATGATCTCTCTTTAGTGTTAAACCAGATACAAAAAACCTGGGTATAATCACACCCAGGCATGATTGGTGTTTAGGGTTATCCAGCCTGACCAGCCTCCTGAACTTTATCTGATCATGGCGTGCACTGATCAGATAAAAGCTTCTCACCTGCCGGCGCAATTACCAGCGATAGTGAGCAAAGGCCTTGTTGGCTTCGGCCATGCGATGCGTGTCTTCCTTCTTCTTTATTGCGCCCCCGCGATTGTTGTAGGCATCAAGCAGTTCCGAGGACAGCTTGCGGTCCATTCCCTTTTCCCCCCGGTTGCGGGCATAAAGTACCAGCCACCGGATGGCCAGGGCTTCCTGCCTGCTGGGCCTTACTTCCATGGGAACCTGGTAGGTTGCGCCGCCTACACGCCTGGACTTGACCTCCATATGCGGCTTGACGTTTTCCACTACCTGATTGAATGCCTTGAGAGGCTCTTCGCTGGTCTTTTCTCCCAGCTCTTCAATGGCTTTGTACAGCAGGTTTTCTGCTATGCTTTTCTTGCCGTCCACCATGAGGCGGTTGACAAACTTGCTTACCATCCGGCTGTGATATACCGGATCAGGCAGCACTGCTCTTTTAGGTATGGGACCTTTGCGTGGCATTATTTTCTCTCCCTTGCGCAAAAGCTATTTTGGTCTTTTGGTGCCGTACTTGGACCTGCTTTTTCTGCGGTCCCGAACACCGGATGTATCCAGGGTGCCCCTGATAATGGAATATCTGACACCCGGCAGGTCCTTGACACGCCCGCCCCTGATCATGACCACGGAGTGCTCCTGCAGGTTGTGTCCTTCTCCGGGTATATAGGAAGTAACCTCGATTCCGTTTGTGAGGCGGACCCTGGCAACCTTGCGCAATGCTGAGTTGGGCTTTTTGGGTGTAGTGGTGTAAACGCGGACACAGACACCCCGCTTCTGGGGACACTCCTGAAGCGCGGCCCTTTTTTTGCGCTTCACCACCTGGTCCCTGGACCTTCTTACCAATTGATTTATGGTAGGCATATTTCCTCCGAATAATTCTGCTGGCTCAAACCCGCTGTAGTTAATTGATCTGTTGGTCTGTGTCAAGCAAAATATGTAACTGACTTATAATTATTGTATCTGTTTAGCGCTTTTAAGGAAAGCAGGGGACAGGCACTCCGGGACCCACTTGAGCATCATTTTGTGCTTAAAATATCTCATTTTTTGGGACAAGTGGGTCCCGGAAGAGCCAGTCCCCATGCCACATGCAAAGCGCTAAACAGATACTAATTATTGAACATAGCCGGGCATCTGTAAAATCCAGCCTTTACAGCTTTCTTTGCAGCCCTGGCTTTTTCTGCCCGCCTGCTCATATAAGCGTAACCCCCTGCCATCTGCCCTGTGTAACTGCATCAGCGGGTCTGCCTTCCTATGTACACCTGGTCGTCCAGGTCCTCCATGAATTCCTCCGGATCCTCGGGCTGATCCGGCACGGTTATGCCGCAGTTGACGTATGGCCTGTAACCGGTGCCGGCAGGGATGAGCCTGCCCACAATGACATTTTCCTTGAGCCCTCTTAACTGGTCCACCTTGCCCATGAGCGCGGCTTCCGTGAGAACCTTGGTGGTTTCCTGAAAGGAGGCCGCAGAAATAAAGGATTCAGTAGTGAGGGAGGCCTGGGTGATGCCCAGGACCACCGGCTCAGCCATGGCAGGATTTTTGCCCTTGCGCAGGCTTTTTTCGTTTTCTTTCATGAAAACAGTCTTTTCCACCTGCTGTCCAACCAGAAAACCTGTATCTCCAGGATCAATAATATTTACCTTCTTGAGCATCTGGCGGACGATGACCTCAATATGCTTGTCATTTATCTGGACACCCTGGAAGCGATAAACGTCCTGCACCTCTTCAACCAGATAGTTGGCCAGATATTTTTCACCCTTGATCTTGAGCATATCGTGCAGATCCGGGTTGCCCTCGGTAATCAGCTCCCCGGACTCCACAAAATCACCTTCCTGCACCGTAATATGCTTGCCCTTGGGTATGAGGTATTCCTTGGGCTCGCCGACCTCAGGTCCTATTATGATCTTGCGCTTGCCCTTGGATTCCGGCCCGAAGGAAACTATTCCGTCAATTTCCGTGACCACTGCCTGGTCCTTGGGCTTTCTCACTTCGAAGAGTTCCGCCACCCTGGGCAGACCGCCGACGATGTCCTTGGTCTTGGAAGACTCCCTGGGTTTTCTGGCAATAATATCCCCTGCCTGCACCTTGTCTCCGTCCTGGACCATCAAAATGGCCCCCACAGGCAGCTGGAATATGGCTTCAGATGATGTTTCGGGTCGCATCTTGACCCTGCCCTTGTCGTCGCAGATGGAAACACTGGGTCTGAAATTGGTGGAGCGGTACTCGGTAATGGTCATGGTGGCCCTTCCGGTGGTCTCGTCCACCTTTTCCTGGTATGTGCGGCCCTCTATTATATCCGAGAACTTGATCCTGCCTTCAATATCAGTGACAAAGGGCTCGTTGAAGGGATCCCACTCCGCCAGCATCTGTCCCTTGCTGACTTTTTCATCAGCCCGGACAAACAGCTTGGCCCCGGTGGGCAGGAAGTATTTTTCCCGTTCCCGGCCCTGATCATCAACTATCTTGAGCTGTCCGCTCTTGCCCATGACCATGAACTCGCCCTTTGTATTTTCCACGGTACGTATCCTGGAAAACACAACATGACCAACATTACTGGCCTTGATATTGGAGCGTTCGATCTCCTTGGATGCGGTTCCTCCAATGTGGAATGTGCGCATGGTCAGCTGCGTACCGGGCTCACCTATGGACTGGGCGGCGATGATGCCCACCGTCTCCCCGACGTTCACCAGGTGTCCCCTGGCCAGATCCCGACCGTAGCAAAGAGAGCAGACTCCTCTTTTTGTCTTGCAGGTCAGAGCGGACCGGATGGAAACAGCATTGATGCCGGCTGCGTCTATTTTTTCAGCATCGTCTTCGGTGATCATGGAGTTGCCGGCTACAATAACCTCGCCGGTTTCAGGATCCAGGATGTCATACATGGCTATTCTTCCCAGAATCCGTTCGCTGAGCCTGGCCTGCACTTCTCCTGCCTTCATGAGATGGGTAAGCTCTATTCCGTCCACAGTGCCGCAGTCAAACTCCGAGACCACTACGTCCTGAACCACGTCCACCAGCCGTCTGGTCAGGTAGCCGGAGTTGGCCGTCTTAAGGGCCGTGTCAGCCAGGCCTTTTCTGGCACCGTGCGTGGAGGTGAAGTACTGCAGAACAGTCAGTCCTTCGCGAAAGCAGGAGATAATCGGGGTTTCGATGATCTCTCCCGAAGGCTTGGCCATAAGCCCCCTCATGCCTGCCAGCTGGCGCATCTGGTCCTTGTTGCCCCTGGCCCCGGAATTGGCCATCATGAATATGGGATTCAGGCTTACATTGCTTTCTTCCCGGCCTGTCTCGGGATCCCTGACAATATCGGTGGAGAGCTTCTTCATCATCTCGTTGGACACATCGTTGGTGGCCTTGGTCCATACATCCACCACTTTATTGTATTTCTCCGTCCTGGTAATGATGCCCTCGTTGTACTGGCGCTCTATTTCGTTGATTGTTTCCTGGGACGTATCAATTATAGTCTTCTTTTTCTCGGGAATAGTCAGGTCCTTAACCCCGATGGTGATCCCGGCCAGAGTGGAATACTCATATCCCAGGTCCTTAATTCTGTCGCAGAGTATGACCGTGGCCTTGGTCCCGGCCCAGCGGTAGGTGTTGCCCACCAGCCTGCCGATGTTCTTTTTGTTTAAAATGCAGTTCACCAGGGAGAAGGGTACATTATCCGGCAGAAGGTCGTTTACGATGATTCTGCCTGTAGTGGTGTCGTGGAGTTCTCCGTCAATGCGCACCTTTATCCTGGCATGCAGGTCCAGATGGCCCGCATCATAAGCGCAGATAACCTCTCCGGGGTCGCAGAATATCTTGCCCTCGCCCTTCTGCATGGAACGGTCCACCGTCAGGTAGTAAAGCCCCAGCACAATATCCTGTGAAGGAACGATAACGGGTTCTCCGTTGGCCGGGGAGAGTATGTTGTTGGTGGACATGATCAGTACACGGCACTCCACGTTGGCCTCTATGGACAAGGGGACATGCACCGCCATCTGGTCGCCGTCGAAGTCAGCATTGAAAGCTGAACATACTAAGGGGTGCAGCCTGATGGCCTTGCCCTCCACCAGTATTGGCTCGAAGGCCTGTATGCCCAGGCGGTGCAGAGTGGGTGCCCGGTTCAGAAGGACCGGGTATTCCTTGACCACCTCGTCCAGGATGTCCCAGACCACGACGTCGCCGCGCTCCACCATCTTTTTGGCGCTTTTTATGGTGCTGGCGTAGCCCTTTTCCTCCAGCCTGGAATATAGAAAAGGCTTGAACAGCTCCAGGGCCATCTTCTTGGGCAGGCCGCACTGGTGCAGCTTAAGATTGGGCCCCACCACAATAACAGAGCGCCCGGAATAATCAACGCGCTTGCCCAGCAGATTCTGCCTGAAGCGGCCCTGCTTGCCCTTGATCATGTCTGAAAGGGATTTCAGGGGCCTTCCATTGGTACCGGATATGGCCTTGCCCCGACGTCCGTTGTCCAGTAGGGCGTCCACGGCCTCCTGCAGCATGCGCTTTTCGTTGCGGATGATTATATCCGGGGCCCCGAGCTCCAGAAGCCTTTTGAGACGGTTGTTGCGGTTGATCACCCTGCGGTACAGATCGTTTAAGTCCGAAGTGGCGAACCGCCCGCCGTCCAGGGGGACCAGGGGTCTTAGTTCCGGGGGAATAACCGGGATGGTCTCCAGGACCATCCACTCGCACCTGTTGCCGGACTCTAAGAATGCTTCTACAATCCTCAGGCGTTTGGCCAGCTTTTTCTTCTTGGTCTGGGAACGTGTGCCTTCTGATTCTTCCCGCAGTTCGGCCCTTAGCTTCTCCAGGTCCAGGTTCATGAGAAATTCCCGGACCACTTCTGCTCCCATGCCCACGCGGACTGCATTTTCCCCGTAAGTCTCCAGGACCTGTAGATATTGCTCCTCGGAAATCACCTGCTTGAGGTTCAGGGATGTCTCTCCGGGATCCAGAACCATGTAGGCATCAAAATACAAAACCTTTTCCAGGTCCGCCATGGTCATGTCCAGAAGAGTGCCGATCTTGGAGGGAAGACTTTTGAGAAACCATATATGAGCTACCGGGGCGGCCAACTCTATATGTCCCATGCGATCCCGGCGGACCTTGGAAGCTATGACTTCCACCCCGCATTTCTCGCAGACTATGCCGCGGTGTTTCATCCGCTTGTACTTGCCGCAATTGCACTCGTAGTCCTTGACCGGCCCGAAGATCTTGGCGCAGAAAAGACCGTCGCGCTCCGGCTTGAAAGTACGGTAGTTTATTGTCTCCGGCTTTTTGACTTCCCCGAAAGACCACTCTCTGACCTTTTCCGGCGATGCCACCCTGATTTTGATTCCTTTTAATTCCTTGCCGGAAATGGTGGAAGTGCTCGAAGACCTTTGAGAAAAAAGATCATCTAGGCTCATAATCCTGCCCTCTTATATGTAAAAAAGTGTTGTCTTTATTCTTGTCTGCTCTGCTCGGCGTCTGCGCGGCATCTATTTCCTGGACTTCTTTTTTTCATCCAGCAGCAGATCCACGTCCAGCCCCAGGGCCATAAGTTCCTTAATAAGTACGTTGAAGGACTCCGGCATTGCCGATTCCAGAAAATTGTTGCCCTTGACGATTTTCTCGTACATATTCACCCGTCCGGCAACATCGTCGGACTTCACGGTGAGGAACTCCTGCAGAAGATAGGAAGCTCCGTAGGCCTCGATGGCCCACACCTCCATCT
Above is a window of Desulfonatronospira thiodismutans ASO3-1 DNA encoding:
- the rpsG gene encoding 30S ribosomal protein S7; its protein translation is MPRKGPIPKRAVLPDPVYHSRMVSKFVNRLMVDGKKSIAENLLYKAIEELGEKTSEEPLKAFNQVVENVKPHMEVKSRRVGGATYQVPMEVRPSRQEALAIRWLVLYARNRGEKGMDRKLSSELLDAYNNRGGAIKKKEDTHRMAEANKAFAHYRW
- the rpsL gene encoding 30S ribosomal protein S12 — its product is MPTINQLVRRSRDQVVKRKKRAALQECPQKRGVCVRVYTTTPKKPNSALRKVARVRLTNGIEVTSYIPGEGHNLQEHSVVMIRGGRVKDLPGVRYSIIRGTLDTSGVRDRRKSRSKYGTKRPK
- the fusA gene encoding elongation factor G; its protein translation is MSRLVPIDKQRNIGIMAHIDAGKTTTTERILYYTGVSHRLGEVHDGQAVMDWMEQEQERGITITSASTTCFWKDHRINIIDTPGHVDFTVEVERSLRVLDGCVAVFCAVGGVEPQSETVWRQADKYHVPRMAFVNKMDRTGADFFRVVDMIRDRLKAKPVPLQIPIGSEENFRGLIDLVYGKAYIFDDQSLGKKFDYIDIPEEYQEEAQKWRHHLVESIAEEEEALLDKYLSGEELTSEEIMGGVRKAAISLSICPVLCGSAFKNKGVQPLLDAVVSFMPSPVDIPPIQGVDPSTEETIICPPNDDDPFSALAFKLTSDPYVGHLSFLRIYSGKIESGMSVINAATGKKERIGRLLKMHSNKREEIKSAYAGDIVAAVGLKYTATGETLCTPERPVLLESIEFPDPVIEIAIEPKTKNDQNSLSNALQKLSKEDPSFRVNTDEESGQTLIAGMGELHLDIIVDRLTREFGVDANVGKPRVSYRETITKKIKQDTRYVKQTGGRGQYGHVVLEVEPAETGQGYEFVNSIVGGVIPKEYIPAVDRGIQDAMKSGVAAGYPMVDIKVNLVFGSYHDVDSSEQAFYIAGSMAFKEACNKAEPIILEPIMYVEALTPEEYMGDVMSDLNGRRGKVLGMEPRMGTQIIKAYVPLNNMFGYATDLRSNSQGRATYTMQFDHYDKVPSSLADEILKIK
- the rpoC gene encoding DNA-directed RNA polymerase subunit beta' translates to MSLDDLFSQRSSSTSTISGKELKGIKIRVASPEKVREWSFGEVKKPETINYRTFKPERDGLFCAKIFGPVKDYECNCGKYKRMKHRGIVCEKCGVEVIASKVRRDRMGHIELAAPVAHIWFLKSLPSKIGTLLDMTMADLEKVLYFDAYMVLDPGETSLNLKQVISEEQYLQVLETYGENAVRVGMGAEVVREFLMNLDLEKLRAELREESEGTRSQTKKKKLAKRLRIVEAFLESGNRCEWMVLETIPVIPPELRPLVPLDGGRFATSDLNDLYRRVINRNNRLKRLLELGAPDIIIRNEKRMLQEAVDALLDNGRRGKAISGTNGRPLKSLSDMIKGKQGRFRQNLLGKRVDYSGRSVIVVGPNLKLHQCGLPKKMALELFKPFLYSRLEEKGYASTIKSAKKMVERGDVVVWDILDEVVKEYPVLLNRAPTLHRLGIQAFEPILVEGKAIRLHPLVCSAFNADFDGDQMAVHVPLSIEANVECRVLIMSTNNILSPANGEPVIVPSQDIVLGLYYLTVDRSMQKGEGKIFCDPGEVICAYDAGHLDLHARIKVRIDGELHDTTTGRIIVNDLLPDNVPFSLVNCILNKKNIGRLVGNTYRWAGTKATVILCDRIKDLGYEYSTLAGITIGVKDLTIPEKKKTIIDTSQETINEIERQYNEGIITRTEKYNKVVDVWTKATNDVSNEMMKKLSTDIVRDPETGREESNVSLNPIFMMANSGARGNKDQMRQLAGMRGLMAKPSGEIIETPIISCFREGLTVLQYFTSTHGARKGLADTALKTANSGYLTRRLVDVVQDVVVSEFDCGTVDGIELTHLMKAGEVQARLSERILGRIAMYDILDPETGEVIVAGNSMITEDDAEKIDAAGINAVSIRSALTCKTKRGVCSLCYGRDLARGHLVNVGETVGIIAAQSIGEPGTQLTMRTFHIGGTASKEIERSNIKASNVGHVVFSRIRTVENTKGEFMVMGKSGQLKIVDDQGREREKYFLPTGAKLFVRADEKVSKGQMLAEWDPFNEPFVTDIEGRIKFSDIIEGRTYQEKVDETTGRATMTITEYRSTNFRPSVSICDDKGRVKMRPETSSEAIFQLPVGAILMVQDGDKVQAGDIIARKPRESSKTKDIVGGLPRVAELFEVRKPKDQAVVTEIDGIVSFGPESKGKRKIIIGPEVGEPKEYLIPKGKHITVQEGDFVESGELITEGNPDLHDMLKIKGEKYLANYLVEEVQDVYRFQGVQINDKHIEVIVRQMLKKVNIIDPGDTGFLVGQQVEKTVFMKENEKSLRKGKNPAMAEPVVLGITQASLTTESFISAASFQETTKVLTEAALMGKVDQLRGLKENVIVGRLIPAGTGYRPYVNCGITVPDQPEDPEEFMEDLDDQVYIGRQTR